A part of Setaria viridis chromosome 8, Setaria_viridis_v4.0, whole genome shotgun sequence genomic DNA contains:
- the LOC117833608 gene encoding disease resistance protein RPP13 isoform X2: MDLVTGAIGSIISKLAELLAAEYKLQAGVKQRIQSLTRELESAHAFLQEIDKVPPDQLNKQVKIWACEVREASYDMEDVLDTFLIHAKDPKPVNKNKNMLKRLKEKIDTLFSKTMARHDIANAIEEVNKKLKEIAERRQRYKINDCVASPATPSSCIDPRIAPLYSTSASMLIGIDESKEAVIRMLSHDDMKTRVVSVLGFGGLGKTTLAKATYDQLKQNYECGAFVSVGRNPDLVKVFKDILYDLDKVFRDIHSTQKGADLLIRELLDFLRDKRYLIVIDDVWETQSKKRIIDQVLSTQNNKGSRIIITTRNSEVATGDEVYKYKLQPLSDDNSKELFYARIPEDKCPDNQRPKVSEVVDKILKKCGGVPLAIITMASLLVGKSMQEWFEVCNSIGFRDKDKEQVDDTLWILSLSYYDLPSHLKTCLLYLSLFPEDYLIKKDALIWMWVAEGFVNEKPGIGLYEIGEGYFNNLVNRSLIQPVEDEETRIINGCRIHDMILDLIRSLSREANFAMVFDNRTEDTLLGSNARRLALHNDAPLNNHTDTARASFHRLPFYEHIGDLLHLRYLGTSRSSYEDLELPKEAAFKFLRVLYLDDNILSASEHPRELLPSSVGMLTQLVCLRAVDYSLPGEEIKNLTSLQELHIRPGTWGDEKSIGQFVKDLGNLRELRALRIFTGHFKDKRMQSDFVNSLGNLHNLQRLQLFGASVTIEDGEGARENKWQLPLPLPRGLCHLVLDTVPELPPCIDPTRLPNLSHLTLTVDEMGDQGLKILGELPELHYLKLTLSTRCRSKATITGTAAHGYFQKLRSCELPFSTVQFVVNEDSSVSFTISTRVFHHSQFRFKKKQDNCRVAGALMPNLEVLSFRNDVEELTDCNLGLECLPSLQKLTVVLLTGWGLPDDVANNLTGRVEAALRHTIQAHPNRPTLEIDRYDYCYNSSESDNDDSY; this comes from the exons ATGGATCTCGTGACGGGGGCCATCGGCAGCATCATCTCCAAGCTGGCCGAGCTCCTCGCGGCGGAGTACAAGCTGCAGGCGGGCGTGAAGCAGCGGATCCAGTCTCTCACAAGGGAGCTCGAGAGCGCACACGCCTTCCTCCAAGAGATCGACAAGGTGCCCCCGGACCAGCTCAACAAGCAGGTCAAGATCTGGGCCTGCGAGGTCAGGGAAGCATCCTACGACATGGAGGACGTCCTCGACACCTTCCTCATCCACGCCAAGGATCCCAAGCCCgtcaacaagaacaagaacatgctCAAGCGGCTGAAGGAGAAGATCGATACCTTGTTTAGCAAGACCATGGCTCGCCATGACATTGCCAACGCGATCGAGGAGGTCAACAAGAAGCTCAAAGAGATCGCCGAGCGGCGTCAGAGGTACAAGATCAACGATTGCGTGGCTAGTCCTGCCACACCGTCCTCGTGTATTGATCCGCGCATCGCGCCGCTTTACAGTACCAGCGCGTCCATGCTCATTGGCATCGATGAGTCCAAGGAAGCAGTCATAAGGATGTTGTCCCACGATGACATGAAGACAAGGGTTGTCTCTGTTCTTGGATTTGGAGGACTTGGCAAGACCACTCTTGCCAAGGCAACATATGACCAGCTTAAACAAAACTATGAGTGTGGGGCTTTTGTTTCCGTTGGCCGGAATCCGGACTTGGTGAAAGTTTTTAAGGACATTCTCTATGATCTTGACAAAGTTTTTAGGGACATTCACTCTACACAAAAAGGTGCAGATTTGCTCATCCGCGAACTCCTAGACTTCCTACGAGACAAGAG GTACCTAATTGTCATTGACGACGTATGGGAGACACAATCTAAGAAGAGAATCATAGATCAGGTTTTGAGTACTCAGAATAATAAAGGAAGCAGAATAATAATAACCACTCGTAATTCAGAAGTTGCCACTGGTGATGAGGTATACAAATACAAGCTACAACCGCTTTCGGATGATAACTCAAAAGAGTTATTTTATGCAAGGATCCCTGAAGATAAATGTCCTGATAATCAACGACCGAAGGTATCTGAAGTAGTTGATAAAATTCTGAAAAAATGTGGTGGTGTACCTTTAGCTATCATCACAATGGCTAGCTTACTGGTGGGAAAATCAATGCAAGAATGGTTTGAGGTGTGCAACTCTATTGGTTTTCGTGATAAAGATAAAGAGCAAGTAGATGATACTCTGTGGATACTGTCTCTTAGCTACTATGATCTCCCTTCTCACCTGAAGACTTGCTTACTGTATCTAAGCTTATTTCCAGAAGATTATTTGATTAAAAAGGATGCTTTGATATGGATGTGGGTAGCTGAAGGTTTTGTCAATGAGAAACCAGGAATCGGCTTGTATGAGATTGGGGAGGGATACTTCAACAACCTAGTTAACAGAAGTTTGATCCAGCCAGTGGAGGATGAAGAAACCAGAATCATAAATGGATGCCGTATCCATGATATGATTCTTGATCTCATCCGTTCCTTGTCCCGTGAAGCAAACTTTGCCATGGTATTCGACAACCGTACTGAAGACACATTGTTAGGAAGCAATGCACGTAGGTTAGCTCTCCACAATGATGCTCCTCTGAACAATCATACGGACACAGCACGAGCAAG CTTTCATCGTTTACCCTTCTATGAGCATATTGGAGATTTACTTCATTTGAGGTACCTCGGGACAAGCCGGTCCTCCTATGAGGATTTGGAGCTTCCGAAAGAAGCAGCTTTCAAGTTTCTTCGGGTGTTGTATTTGGATGACAACATCCTAAGTGCAAGTGAGCATCCAAGGGAATTATTACCATCGAGCGTGGGCATGCTAACACAATTGGTATGCCTACGTGCTGTGGATTATAGCCTGCCGGGTGAGGAAATCAAGAACCTGACGTCCCTGCAGGAGTTGCACATACGTCCTGGCACGTGGGGCGATGAAAAGTCAATCGGCCAGTTTGTGAAAGATCTGGGCAACCTACGTGAACTCAGGGCGCTCAGGATTTTTACTGGCCATTTCAAGGACAAGAGAATGCAATCGGACTTCGTGAATTCACTAGGAAATCTCCACAACCTGCAACGTCTGCAACTGTTCGGTGCGAGTGTAACTATTGAAGATGGAGAAGGAGCACGGGAGAACAAATGgcagctcccgctcccgctcccgcgaGGACTCTGCCATTTGGTTCTGGACACGGTCCCTGAATTGCCGCCATGCATTGATCCAACGCGTCTCCCCAACCTCTCCCACTTGACCCTGACTGTCGATGAGATGGGTGACCAGGGTCTGAAAATCTTGGGAGAGTTGCCAGAGCTCCATTACCTCAAGCTCACGCTGTCCACGAGATGCCGCAGCAAGGCAACGATAACTGGTACTGCCGCTCATGGCTACTTTCAGAAGTTGAGATCCTGCGAGTTGCCTTTTTCAACGGTCCAGTTTGTGGTCAACGAGGACTCGAGTGTTTCATTCACAATCTCGACTCGAGTGTTTCATCATTCACAATTTCGTTTTAAAAAGAAACAGGACAACTGCAGAGTAGCAGGTGCCCTTATGCCAAACCTGGAAGTGCTCAGCTTTCGCAACGACGTGGAAGAATTAACCGACTGCAATCTGGGCTTGGAGTGCCTCCCTTCGCTTCAGAAACTAACAGTAGTTCTTCTCACCGGTTGGGGGCTGCCTGATGATGTGGCCAATAATCTGACCGGCAGAGTGGAGGCTGCACTGAGGCACACAATCCAAGCCCATCCCAACCGGCCCACACTCGAAATTGACCGCTATGATTATTGCTACAATTCTAG CGAATCAGACAATGATGATAGTTATTga
- the LOC117833608 gene encoding disease resistance protein RPP13 isoform X1 has translation MDLVTGAIGSIISKLAELLAAEYKLQAGVKQRIQSLTRELESAHAFLQEIDKVPPDQLNKQVKIWACEVREASYDMEDVLDTFLIHAKDPKPVNKNKNMLKRLKEKIDTLFSKTMARHDIANAIEEVNKKLKEIAERRQRYKINDCVASPATPSSCIDPRIAPLYSTSASMLIGIDESKEAVIRMLSHDDMKTRVVSVLGFGGLGKTTLAKATYDQLKQNYECGAFVSVGRNPDLVKVFKDILYDLDKVFRDIHSTQKGADLLIRELLDFLRDKRYLIVIDDVWETQSKKRIIDQVLSTQNNKGSRIIITTRNSEVATGDEVYKYKLQPLSDDNSKELFYARIPEDKCPDNQRPKVSEVVDKILKKCGGVPLAIITMASLLVGKSMQEWFEVCNSIGFRDKDKEQVDDTLWILSLSYYDLPSHLKTCLLYLSLFPEDYLIKKDALIWMWVAEGFVNEKPGIGLYEIGEGYFNNLVNRSLIQPVEDEETRIINGCRIHDMILDLIRSLSREANFAMVFDNRTEDTLLGSNARRLALHNDAPLNNHTDTARARSFFAFMRHSVPMVQFRSFKLLRVLYLDGSFHRLPFYEHIGDLLHLRYLGTSRSSYEDLELPKEAAFKFLRVLYLDDNILSASEHPRELLPSSVGMLTQLVCLRAVDYSLPGEEIKNLTSLQELHIRPGTWGDEKSIGQFVKDLGNLRELRALRIFTGHFKDKRMQSDFVNSLGNLHNLQRLQLFGASVTIEDGEGARENKWQLPLPLPRGLCHLVLDTVPELPPCIDPTRLPNLSHLTLTVDEMGDQGLKILGELPELHYLKLTLSTRCRSKATITGTAAHGYFQKLRSCELPFSTVQFVVNEDSSVSFTISTRVFHHSQFRFKKKQDNCRVAGALMPNLEVLSFRNDVEELTDCNLGLECLPSLQKLTVVLLTGWGLPDDVANNLTGRVEAALRHTIQAHPNRPTLEIDRYDYCYNSSESDNDDSY, from the exons ATGGATCTCGTGACGGGGGCCATCGGCAGCATCATCTCCAAGCTGGCCGAGCTCCTCGCGGCGGAGTACAAGCTGCAGGCGGGCGTGAAGCAGCGGATCCAGTCTCTCACAAGGGAGCTCGAGAGCGCACACGCCTTCCTCCAAGAGATCGACAAGGTGCCCCCGGACCAGCTCAACAAGCAGGTCAAGATCTGGGCCTGCGAGGTCAGGGAAGCATCCTACGACATGGAGGACGTCCTCGACACCTTCCTCATCCACGCCAAGGATCCCAAGCCCgtcaacaagaacaagaacatgctCAAGCGGCTGAAGGAGAAGATCGATACCTTGTTTAGCAAGACCATGGCTCGCCATGACATTGCCAACGCGATCGAGGAGGTCAACAAGAAGCTCAAAGAGATCGCCGAGCGGCGTCAGAGGTACAAGATCAACGATTGCGTGGCTAGTCCTGCCACACCGTCCTCGTGTATTGATCCGCGCATCGCGCCGCTTTACAGTACCAGCGCGTCCATGCTCATTGGCATCGATGAGTCCAAGGAAGCAGTCATAAGGATGTTGTCCCACGATGACATGAAGACAAGGGTTGTCTCTGTTCTTGGATTTGGAGGACTTGGCAAGACCACTCTTGCCAAGGCAACATATGACCAGCTTAAACAAAACTATGAGTGTGGGGCTTTTGTTTCCGTTGGCCGGAATCCGGACTTGGTGAAAGTTTTTAAGGACATTCTCTATGATCTTGACAAAGTTTTTAGGGACATTCACTCTACACAAAAAGGTGCAGATTTGCTCATCCGCGAACTCCTAGACTTCCTACGAGACAAGAG GTACCTAATTGTCATTGACGACGTATGGGAGACACAATCTAAGAAGAGAATCATAGATCAGGTTTTGAGTACTCAGAATAATAAAGGAAGCAGAATAATAATAACCACTCGTAATTCAGAAGTTGCCACTGGTGATGAGGTATACAAATACAAGCTACAACCGCTTTCGGATGATAACTCAAAAGAGTTATTTTATGCAAGGATCCCTGAAGATAAATGTCCTGATAATCAACGACCGAAGGTATCTGAAGTAGTTGATAAAATTCTGAAAAAATGTGGTGGTGTACCTTTAGCTATCATCACAATGGCTAGCTTACTGGTGGGAAAATCAATGCAAGAATGGTTTGAGGTGTGCAACTCTATTGGTTTTCGTGATAAAGATAAAGAGCAAGTAGATGATACTCTGTGGATACTGTCTCTTAGCTACTATGATCTCCCTTCTCACCTGAAGACTTGCTTACTGTATCTAAGCTTATTTCCAGAAGATTATTTGATTAAAAAGGATGCTTTGATATGGATGTGGGTAGCTGAAGGTTTTGTCAATGAGAAACCAGGAATCGGCTTGTATGAGATTGGGGAGGGATACTTCAACAACCTAGTTAACAGAAGTTTGATCCAGCCAGTGGAGGATGAAGAAACCAGAATCATAAATGGATGCCGTATCCATGATATGATTCTTGATCTCATCCGTTCCTTGTCCCGTGAAGCAAACTTTGCCATGGTATTCGACAACCGTACTGAAGACACATTGTTAGGAAGCAATGCACGTAGGTTAGCTCTCCACAATGATGCTCCTCTGAACAATCATACGGACACAGCACGAGCAAGGTCTTTCTTTGCTTTTATGCGCCATTCTGTTCCAATGGTCCAGTTTCGGAGCTTTAAACTCTTACGCGTGCTATATTTGGATGGCAGCTTTCATCGTTTACCCTTCTATGAGCATATTGGAGATTTACTTCATTTGAGGTACCTCGGGACAAGCCGGTCCTCCTATGAGGATTTGGAGCTTCCGAAAGAAGCAGCTTTCAAGTTTCTTCGGGTGTTGTATTTGGATGACAACATCCTAAGTGCAAGTGAGCATCCAAGGGAATTATTACCATCGAGCGTGGGCATGCTAACACAATTGGTATGCCTACGTGCTGTGGATTATAGCCTGCCGGGTGAGGAAATCAAGAACCTGACGTCCCTGCAGGAGTTGCACATACGTCCTGGCACGTGGGGCGATGAAAAGTCAATCGGCCAGTTTGTGAAAGATCTGGGCAACCTACGTGAACTCAGGGCGCTCAGGATTTTTACTGGCCATTTCAAGGACAAGAGAATGCAATCGGACTTCGTGAATTCACTAGGAAATCTCCACAACCTGCAACGTCTGCAACTGTTCGGTGCGAGTGTAACTATTGAAGATGGAGAAGGAGCACGGGAGAACAAATGgcagctcccgctcccgctcccgcgaGGACTCTGCCATTTGGTTCTGGACACGGTCCCTGAATTGCCGCCATGCATTGATCCAACGCGTCTCCCCAACCTCTCCCACTTGACCCTGACTGTCGATGAGATGGGTGACCAGGGTCTGAAAATCTTGGGAGAGTTGCCAGAGCTCCATTACCTCAAGCTCACGCTGTCCACGAGATGCCGCAGCAAGGCAACGATAACTGGTACTGCCGCTCATGGCTACTTTCAGAAGTTGAGATCCTGCGAGTTGCCTTTTTCAACGGTCCAGTTTGTGGTCAACGAGGACTCGAGTGTTTCATTCACAATCTCGACTCGAGTGTTTCATCATTCACAATTTCGTTTTAAAAAGAAACAGGACAACTGCAGAGTAGCAGGTGCCCTTATGCCAAACCTGGAAGTGCTCAGCTTTCGCAACGACGTGGAAGAATTAACCGACTGCAATCTGGGCTTGGAGTGCCTCCCTTCGCTTCAGAAACTAACAGTAGTTCTTCTCACCGGTTGGGGGCTGCCTGATGATGTGGCCAATAATCTGACCGGCAGAGTGGAGGCTGCACTGAGGCACACAATCCAAGCCCATCCCAACCGGCCCACACTCGAAATTGACCGCTATGATTATTGCTACAATTCTAG CGAATCAGACAATGATGATAGTTATTga
- the LOC117866853 gene encoding transcription factor MYB93, giving the protein MGRSLCCDQDASVKKGPWTPEEDKLLVDYIKENGHGSWRRLPKLAGLNRCGKSCRLRWTNYLRPDIKRDHFTDEEEKLIIHLLSILGNKWSSIAPKLPGRTDNEIKNYWYTHLRKKLLSRGIDPVTHRPPNLLAGIPNLLAAGIPNLAAAAQTTWDISTPCGEKTPASSPFEGLGNLNLDDEFNSDSSCRDLLEQMSWLNNPNEQQL; this is encoded by the exons ATGGGGAGGTCACTGTGCTGCGACCAGGACGCCAGCGTGAAGAAGGGCCCCTGGACGCCCGAGGAGGACAAGCTTCTggtcgactacatcaaggagaaCGGCCATGGGAGCTGGCGCCGCCTCCCCAAGCTCGCTGGCCTCAACCGctgcggcaagagctgccgcCTCCGCTGGACAAACTACCTCCGCCCGGACATCAAGCGCGACCACTTCaccgacgaggaggagaagctcaTCATCCACCTCCTCTCCATCCTAGGCAACAA GTGGTCGTCCATCGCCCCCAAGCTCCCCGGCAGGacggacaacgagatcaagaactactggTACACGCACCTGCGCAAGAAGCTCCTGAGCAGGGGCATCGACCCCGTCACGCACCGCCCGCCCAACCTCCTCGCCGGCATCCCCAACCTGCTCGCCGCCGGGATCccaaacctcgccgccgccgcgcagacCACCTGGGACATCTCGACGCCTTGCGGCGAGAAGACGCCGGCGTCGAGCCCGTTCGAGGGGCTGGGGAACCTCAACCTCGACGATGAATTCAACAGCGACAGCAGCTGCAGAGACTTGCTAGA GCAAATGTCATGGTTGAACAACCCGAATGAGCAGCAGCTGTGA